A window of the Salvelinus alpinus chromosome 3, SLU_Salpinus.1, whole genome shotgun sequence genome harbors these coding sequences:
- the LOC139571085 gene encoding methylcytosine dioxygenase TET3-like isoform X2, which produces MLPKLEVLPLRTDKVACKDVAKGALKKPVSTVVPEGVAINGRSPVQMVEETYTAEEEEGHIPPTHPQTHPHTHPPHAHTLTPILDGRPAVLIKREPGLEDTNDALLLQHHYSSSGTFHNGADETNGAPVSPDSQKTTRQLESQRTTKTTYPKGSSEPNDALPDDTMAIPLKKIKLEEPWVWSTDQCSTLLGGNDDDVYVDALSTLAAVVCFSITDRKGLEDKLFSSRSPVLHSLKTEPEDFKVDLLLKSTPISPRKALDIIVKREQPSPDLSLPSIQSLVQERNISSDQAIAIEALTLLASIPQNPPEPFRMDAHGQNPTTPSMHLSSRNTSLQDVKPPTGFLPNKVLVISSPLHQTSVIRSPLHQTSVIRSPVARQSLVIQCHSRSPAATGKLSLQNLLEASSDCGRLPYDSTERAGQHLYSRAEDLGSHHNRSEGTFRERKDMERNSKETTERTVGKSGRNRDEEEVAAQLAELAFIIQSRHKQQGFQPSQHSENNPPRGTPVSAIKYNYNSQHAPPNNKKIPVRKPRSTPSKPRKKKGMEGVEEEGYKPNGKTPHRARVQKVLPQPKTLSLSHKRSLFLPQTQMDLKRYLAEAQEEQRQLFYYSNSHSGVKYHKTSGAIDRGQGYGHDNQQWSHLNGHHNGPLNGHLDPLQGQGVGQGHECERQLYSQVSPPYVWQQHGANLKASSTNPSFTSLDSNNHRTGLNHSLPNGYSSGGQRQGYYKVERSGPVTILSTSTDGALDLSEELTPTKHNVNSFLESPLIFLDTPTKNLLNTPSKKLSEIPSCGCMEQIIEKEEGPYYTHLGAGPSVSAVREMMENRYGEKGKAVRLEVVVYTGKEGRSSQGCPIAKWVIRRGSEEEKLLCLVRHRAGHRCESAVVVILILAWEGIPRGVADSLYQELTQTLCKYGSPTSRRCALNEDRTCACQGLDPDSCGASFSFGCSWSMYFNGCKFARSKIPRKYRLLGDMPQEEEKLENRLQNLATDLGPVYQRLAPEAFQNQVDQEQAGQDCRLGRRAGRPFSGVTACVDFCAHAHKDTHNMNNGSTVVCTLTKEDNRAVRNVPEDEQLHVLPLYKISQRDEFGSADGQWAKIQTGALQVLSAFPREVRLLAEPVKSARKRKQEAKLKAQADKQAAAQNRKPGQSPLTPGKVKTANKGLKSASSADQSPLFKREPQSFSSYRPGNVGAYVPDSNSPSAYNHSTPTYPTPPGRSTPGMEALSPHHPGLPTPQYRGLPGTQSNGSPFHYKTMEEAVAVNGYSPGLSRKQLVDPETCRTPPGMPRGGDYPPRIFKTEPNEVHCSPLLRPPHSHSTPPPSSSTHTHPEGLHSRLNGLLRAEGELGVKDGVRGHVGHVIPHSAPHPPHQAPPPLFPNPKEVKQEQEEVWSDSEHNFLDSDIGGVAVAPSHGSILIECARRELHATTPILRPDRSHPTRISLVFYQHKSLNEPDHGLHMWEAKKARREREREEEAERLGMVLDLEEVSPVKGKRGNGAGGESVEPEEVEEEGPEEKKGVLTVPTRKAVTVPRDGVVTVSPYALTQVTGPYNRWT; this is translated from the exons gtggttCCAGAGGGTGTCGCAATAAATGGCAGAAGCCCTGTCCAGATGGTAGAGGAAACCTATacggcagaggaggaggagggtcacATACCTCCCacacacccccagacacaccctcacacacaccctccccacgCCCACACTCTCACCCCAATCCTAGATGGCCGACCAGCAGTACTTATCAAGAGAGAGCCTGGCCTGGAGGACACCAACGATGCACTTCTTCTGCAACACCACTACTCTTCATCTGGGACTTTTCACAATGGTGCTGATGAAACCAACGGTGCTCCAGTGTCACCAGATTCCCAAAAAACTACAAGACAATTAGAGTCCCAAAggactacaaaaaccacatacccCAAAGGCAGCTCTGAGCCCAATGATGCACTTCCGGATGACACCATGGCCATTCCTCTGAAGAAGATCAAGTTGGAGGAGCCGTGGGTGTGGTCTACGGACCAGTGCTCCACCCTACTAGGGGGCAATGATGACGATGTCTATGTGGACGCTCTGTCCACACTAGCAGCAGTTGTGTGTTTCTCTATCACAGACAGGAAGGGACTGGAGGACAAGCTGTTTAGCTCCCGTTCCCCGGTGCTACACTCGTTAAAAACAGAGCCGGAGGACTTTAAGGTAGACCTTCTCCTGAAAAGCACTCCCATCAGTCCACGGAAAGCTCTTGACATTATTGTCAAACGAGAGCAACCCTCTCCAGATCTCTCTCTGCCAAGCATCCAGTCGTTGGTGCAAGAGAGGAATATTAGCAGTGACCAAGCTATCGCTATCGAGGCGCTAACCCTACTGGCATCTATCCCCCAAAACCCCCCCGAACCCTTTAGAATGGACGCACATGGTCAAAACCCCACCACACCTTCCATGCACTTATCCAGTAGAAACACCTCTCTCCAGGATGTCAAACCCCCTACAGGTTTCCTCCCCAACAAAGTTCTAGTCATCAGCTCCCCTCTGCACCAGACCTCAGTCATACGCTCCCCTCTGCACCAGACCTCAGTCATCAGGTCCCCGGTGGCCAGACAGAGTCTTGTCATCCAGTGTCATTCCCGTAGTCCCGCAGCCACTGGCAAGCTGTCCCTACAGAACCTGCTAGAAGCCAGCTCGGACTGTGGCAGACTTCCCTACGACAGCACCGAGAGAGCAGGACAACACCTGTACAGCAGAGCAGAAGACCTTGGTTCTCACCATAACAGGTCCGAAGGCACTTTCAGAGAGCGGAAAGACATGGAGAGGAATAGTAAGGAAACAACAGAGAGGACGGTGGGTAAGAGCGGGAGGAACAGGGATGAGGAAGAGGTGGCGGCTCAACTGGCCGAGTTGGCATTCATCATCCAATCACGTCACAAGCAGCAGGGTTTCCAACCCTCCCAGCACTCTGAGAACAACCCTCCCAGAGGAACGCCAGTCTCGGCCATCAAGTACAACtacaattcccagcatgcaccacCCAACAACAAGAAAATCCCTGTGAGGAAACCAAGGTCCACGCCTTCCAAACCTAGGAAGaagaaggggatggagggggtTGAAGAGGAGGGCTACAAACCCAATGGCAAGACCCCCCACAGAGCCAGGGTCCAGAAGGTTCTGCCCCAGCCGAAGACATTGTCGCTCAGCCACAAGAGGAGCCTGTTTCTGCCTCAGACCCAAATGGATCTAAAGAGATACCTGGCTGAGGCTCAGGAGGAACAACGGCAGCTCTTTTACTACAGCAACAGCCACAGTGGGGTCAAATACCACAAAACATCTGGAGCCATCGATCGTGGTCAAGGTTATGGTCATGACAACCAACAGTGGTCGCATTTGAACGGTCACCACAATGGTCCTCTGAACGGTCACCTGGACCCTTTACAAGGACAAGGAGTTGGACAGGGACATGAGTGTGAAAGACAATTGTATTCTCAGGTATCGCCACCCTATGTTTGGCAGCAGCACGGTGCTAACCTAAAGGCTAGCTCCACCAACCCCAGTTTTACCAGTTTAGACTCTAACAACCACAGAACCGGGTTGAACCATAGTTTACCCAACGGCTACTCCTCTGGGGGTCAACGGCAGGGGTATTACAAGGTGGAGAGGTCCGGTCCGGTCACCATCTTGTCCACGTCAACTGACGGCGCTTTGGACCTATCTGAGGAGTTGACGCCAACCAAACACAACGTAAACAGCTTCCTGGAATCGCCCCTCATATTCCTGGACACGCCCACTAAGAACCTGCTCAACACCCCCTCTAAGAAACTCTCTGAGATCCCCTCCTGTGGCTGCATGG AGCAAATCATAGAGAAGGAGGAGGGTCCGTACTACACTCATCTTGGTGCTGGACCCAGTGTGTCAGCCGTCAGAGAGATGATGGAGAACAG GtatggagagaaagggaaggcAGTAcggctggaggtggtggtgtacaCTGGGAAAGAAGGACGCAGTTCCCAGGGTTGTCCCATCGCCAAGTGG gtGATCCGTCGGGGCAGTGAGGAGGAGAAGTTGCTGTGTCTGGTGAGACACCGGGCAGGGCACCGCTGTGAGAGTGCTGTGGTGGTGATCCTCATCCTGGCATGGGAGGGCATCCCCCGGGGGGTGGCAGACAGTCTGTACCAAGAACTCACCCAGACCCTCTGTAAATACGGCTCGCCCACCAGTCGACGCTGCGCCCTCAACGAGGA tCGGACGTGTGCGTGCCAGGGTTTGGACCCAGACTCTTGTGGCGCCTCGTTCTCCTTCGGCTGCTCCTGGAGTATGTACTTCAACGGCTGCAAGTTCGCCCGCAGCAAGATCCCCAGAAAGTACCGCCTGCTGGGAGATATGCCACAGGAG GAGGAGAAGCTGGAGAATCGGCTGCAGAACCTGGCTACAGACCTGGGTCCTGTCTACCAGAGACTGGCCCCGGAGGCTTTCCAAAACCAGGTGGATCAGGAGCAGGCGGGCCAGGACTGCAGGCTGGGTCGGAGGGCGGGCCGACCTTTCTCCGGGGTCACGGCGTGTGTGGATTTCTGTGCCCACgctcacaaagacacacacaacaTGAACAATGGCAGCACTGTG GTTTGCACTTTAACCAAGGAGGACAACCGTGCGGTGCGTAACGTCCCTGAGGACGAACAGCTCCACGTCTTGCCCCTTTATAAGATCTCACAGAGGGATGAGTTTGGCAGTGCCGATGGCCAGTGGGCCAAGATCCAGACTGGGGCCCTGCAGGTGCTCTCAGCCTTCCCCAGAGAG GTGCGTCTGCTGGCTGAGCCGGTGAAATCAGCCCGTAAGAGGAAGCAGGAGGCCAAGCTGAAGGCCCAGGCTGACAAACAAGCTGCAGCTCAGAACAGGAAGCCTGGACAAAGTCCACTAACCCCGGGCAAGGTCAAGACTGCCAATAAAG GTTTGAAAAGTGCTTCTTCAGCAGATCAGTCCCCCTTGTTCAAAAGAGAGCCTCAGTCCTTCAGCTCTTACAGACCAGGAAATGTGGGTGCGTATGTACCAGACTCTAACTCCCCTAGCGCTTACAACCACAGCACCCCCACCTACCCCACACCTCCTGGAAGATCCACACCAGGGATGGAGGCTCTTTCCCCCCATCACCCCGGCCTGCCTACCCCCCAGTACAGAGGGCTACCAGGGACCCAGAGCAATGGTTCCCCATTCCATTACAAGACAATGGAAGAGGCTGTGGCTGTGAATGGTTACTCCCCAGGACTCAGCAGAAAGCAGCTGGTGGACCCTGAGACGTGTCGGACCCCCCCAGGAATGCCCCGGGGTGGCGACTACCCCCCCAGGATTTTTAAAACAGAGCCCAACGAGGTGCACTGCTCCCCTCTCCTCAGACCCCCTCACAGCCACAgcactcctcctccctcctcctccacccacacccacccagAGGGCCTCCACAGCAGACTCAATGGGCTCCTCAGGGCGGAGGGGGAGCTGGGAGTCAAGGACGGGGTTAGAGGTCATGTAGGTCATGTTATTCCTCACAGTGCCCCCCATCCTCCTCATCaggcccctccccctctcttccccaacCCAAAAGAGGTCAAACAGGAACAGGAAGAGGTGTGGTCGGACAGCGAGCACAACTTCCTGGACAGTGACATCGGCGGGGTGGCGGTGGCTCCCTCCCACGGTTCCATCCTGATCGAATGCGCCCGCCGAGAGCTCCATGCCACCACCCCCATCCTCCGGCCCGACCGCAGCCACCCCACCCGCATCTCCCTGGTCTTCTACCAGCACAAGTCCCTCAATGAGCCCGACCACGGCTTGCACATGTGGGAGGCCAAGAAGGCCcggagggagcgggagagagaggaggaggctgaGAGGCTGGGGATGGTCCTAGACCTGGAAGAGGTTAGCCCGGTCAAGGGGAAGAGGGGGAATGGGGCCGGCGGTGAGAGTGTGGAGcctgaggaggtagaggaggagggccCGGAGGAGAAGAAGGGTGTGTTGACGGTTCCTACCCGGAAGGCAGTGACTGTCCCGCGGGATGGGGTGGTCACTGTTTCCCCTTATGCTCTGACACAGGTCACGGGCCCTTACAACCGCTGGACATGA
- the eif4e1c gene encoding eukaryotic translation initiation factor 4E family member 1c isoform X2, protein MATSEPNAPETEEPQPEVILTAPPVVAGSQQYIKHPLQNKWALWYFKNDKSKSWTENLRLIAKFDTVEDFWALYNHIQQPSKLGFGCDYCLFKDGVKPMWEDDKNKLGGRWLMTLSKQQRQIDLDRYWMETLLCLIGESFDEASEDVCGAVVNIRPKGDKISIWTGNCQNKEAIVTIGQQYKERLSIPIKLLIGYQSHDDTSSKSGSTTKNMYSV, encoded by the exons ATGGCGACTTCGGAGCCG AATGCACCTGAAACAGAAGAGCCCCAACCTGAAGTTATACTCACTGCACCACCTGTGGTTGCTGGTTCTCAGCAGTACATCAAACACCCCCTGCAAAATAA atgggCCCTGTGGTATTTCAAAAACGACAAGAGCAAAAGCTGGACAGAGAACCTTCGTCTCATCGCAAAGTTTGACACAGTGGAAGACTTCTGGGC ATTATATAACCACATACAGCAGCCCAGCAAGTTGGGCTTCGGCTGTGACTACTGCTTATTTAAG gatgGGGTGAAGCCAATGTGGGAGGATGACAAGAACAAGCTGGGTGGGAGGTGGCTGATGACCCTCAGCAAACAGCAGAGACAAATCGACCTCGACCGCTACTGGATGGAGACG ctgTTGTGTTTAATCGGTGAGTCGTTTGACGAGGCCAGTGAAGATGTGTGTGGAGCGGTGGTCAACATCCGACCCAAGGGAGATAAAATATCCATCTGGACCGGAAACTGTCAGAACAAGGAAGCCATCGTGACAATAGG ACAACAGTATAAAGAGCGCCTGAGTATCCCCATCAAGCTCCTGATTGGCTACCAGTCACACGACGACACGTCTAGCAAGAGTGGTTCCACCACCAAGAACATGTACTCAGTCTGA
- the eif4e1c gene encoding eukaryotic translation initiation factor 4E family member 1c isoform X1 codes for MATSEPVSEIENAPETEEPQPEVILTAPPVVAGSQQYIKHPLQNKWALWYFKNDKSKSWTENLRLIAKFDTVEDFWALYNHIQQPSKLGFGCDYCLFKDGVKPMWEDDKNKLGGRWLMTLSKQQRQIDLDRYWMETLLCLIGESFDEASEDVCGAVVNIRPKGDKISIWTGNCQNKEAIVTIGQQYKERLSIPIKLLIGYQSHDDTSSKSGSTTKNMYSV; via the exons ATGGCGACTTCGGAGCCGGTAAGCGAGATTGAG AATGCACCTGAAACAGAAGAGCCCCAACCTGAAGTTATACTCACTGCACCACCTGTGGTTGCTGGTTCTCAGCAGTACATCAAACACCCCCTGCAAAATAA atgggCCCTGTGGTATTTCAAAAACGACAAGAGCAAAAGCTGGACAGAGAACCTTCGTCTCATCGCAAAGTTTGACACAGTGGAAGACTTCTGGGC ATTATATAACCACATACAGCAGCCCAGCAAGTTGGGCTTCGGCTGTGACTACTGCTTATTTAAG gatgGGGTGAAGCCAATGTGGGAGGATGACAAGAACAAGCTGGGTGGGAGGTGGCTGATGACCCTCAGCAAACAGCAGAGACAAATCGACCTCGACCGCTACTGGATGGAGACG ctgTTGTGTTTAATCGGTGAGTCGTTTGACGAGGCCAGTGAAGATGTGTGTGGAGCGGTGGTCAACATCCGACCCAAGGGAGATAAAATATCCATCTGGACCGGAAACTGTCAGAACAAGGAAGCCATCGTGACAATAGG ACAACAGTATAAAGAGCGCCTGAGTATCCCCATCAAGCTCCTGATTGGCTACCAGTCACACGACGACACGTCTAGCAAGAGTGGTTCCACCACCAAGAACATGTACTCAGTCTGA